The Tripterygium wilfordii isolate XIE 37 chromosome 4, ASM1340144v1, whole genome shotgun sequence genome has a window encoding:
- the LOC119997238 gene encoding uncharacterized protein LOC119997238 isoform X1 produces MPDNQVEDRLRNLFELENISQSQILSQSAGSNWPVLNHSHWVGRQGQFAAPLDFNPQYPSERQLDSVKVPCDQSFVELTPRAQNFRSNSRNRLNTDERLLDCQNFQTKQNQPAIEGEITGYVHHNLSSRGSSVFQSQQATECVDSPTLTTNSGRSEITEVSTDFNFLRGQQPERAQQPGSPQSRIMQQSAYSDMQLLQQHVMFKQLQELQQQQQLQQLGDMRQQNSLNQLSAFAKQTAGGQFPPLINGTPVHDTSQVFRNWVQRGASPGGQGIPSRVMLSQEQGQALHSMGVVSQLHDISLFGTPIANARGNLSQYSHLQELSNDSVNLMAGASGQIQKPTMQSSSFNNPFLGDQRVVSGEQVGMLQGAFIPKQVSQGRNIYGQIPVHGLNTGGFSGNPQEGNMLQTSASLKEFSGKQEQVGWPSMQQTTKQLGPSQGFVPLDPMEEKILYNMDDNVWDASFGRRSHMDTGFSGNSLEHTVPSNTFPSIQSGSWSALMQSAVAESSSSDTGPQEEWSGLTFQNTEQSNDNLLPNFMDSEKQQTGWVDSNLQNTSFNSKPFPMFNDGNINSSFPGFQQAAVQFSVEGREGVRQDSSHEAIEYCNPQQKSPIEENQRVQSFMHLDNTLAGQMYMHSESNAQNQRIVSQNNVSQPCGKLEGNGAINPGIFPDGFLWKGDRNGGASSFSRSIGETEQVQSGADRSPPNIENSQTPNFSAATNSSIFKAHLPTNQYIPDSNQTGYKEQITVSVDNNGNERVGKIQQVSNSPLVPHNYYGGANATYDKQQNCYQKENSNNCYTSKELIGHGQGHFGQFKSIRDVSSSSNLDKGCLPDLQRNSKSQEVATSRGDHIPTFHSQNMLELLHKVDQSRDESSLVNFGSSDCTPSSQGPKAEMPDASSSQLYTQSSSSQGFGLRLASPSQQSLNSKILSPQSSWKAGGNLNSEQVSSEFGVKSPTWSSPQSAVQSMPTLHKLRQEAHYDSQFGGPGHTGNSSILNMQRGSNASATPSPPYLKNQLQMHFMSNIPAAPQSLQGILPSSANRYPQFNRVPSPDTSQQMFPNPLSQQIPVLGNVPVSQPSIVSGISQQGEISAGPDNLWKNVPPQQQPLDVKSLEVSSNLTSSLDQSNNGILSTLAPQGSTDHNSEKGENYDASSVKTQGFAREDEQAAKERFLQQTSIEMPDASKKSGGLFLGQEPVEKLMSGAAGLASGSLVGYSRLHQPDRIRNNDNPPDSIQSGDSKMLNFLRGARESLTVRALQQPAVRDIYCPQTDVVGPNISQDQSGSSNAVSNNTDRGQIDLRMAPSWFKQYGTLRNGQMVPMYEARVGKTAVGQLSLGKSSQHLHSHPSMEHLDGTDASHGGRVWPRTAATLVPDKHLLAPYVLPSDAASQNIATMRQKKRKIAPIEPLPWHKEVIEGNRGLQTICMAEQEWAKATNRLIEKVQYEVEMTEDVHQSLRSKRRLIMTTQVMHQLFRPAPVTLMLADVASHYESASYFVSKLAVGDACSLANCARNSLLVPVDDDNMEKVKDTKKCSDQQFSEFVEELIGRANKLENEFQRLDKSASVVDLRVECQDLERFAVINRFAKFHSHSRAQVDTSGASFPSGAPRSFPQRYVAALPMPRNIPEGVQCLSL; encoded by the exons ATGCCTGATAATCAAGTTGAAGACAGGTTACGGAATCTCTTTGAGCTAGAAAATATTTCTCAGAGCCAGATACTATCTCAAAGTGCAGGCAGTAACTGGCCGGTCCTGAATCACAGTCACTGGGTTGGAAGGCAGGGACAGTTTGCAGCACCTCTGGATTTTAATCCACAGTATCCCAGTGAGCGACAATTAG ATTCTGTTAAAGTGCCGTGTGATCAAAGCTTTGTGGAGCTGACTCCAAGAGCTCAAAATTTCAGAAGCAACTCCAGAAACCGGCTGAACACAGATGAACGTTTACTTGATTGCCAAAATTTCCAGACAAAGCAGAACCAACCTGCTATTGAAGGCGAAATTACTGGTTATGTTCATCACAATTTGAGTTCCAGAGGGTCTTCTGTCTTTCAATCGCAACAAGCAACAGAATGCGTGGATAGTCCCACCTTGACAACAAATTCTGGAAGGTCAGAGATTACTGAAGTTTCTACAGACTTTAACTTTCTTCGAGGGCAGCAACCTGAGAGGGCGCAACAGCCAGGCTCTCCCCAATCTCGCATAATGCAGCAGTCAGCGTATAGTGACATGCAGTTGTTGCAGCAGCATGTGATGTTTAAGCAGCTGCAAGaacttcagcagcagcagcaacttCAGCAGTTGGGTGATATGAGGCAGCAAAATTCTTTAAACCAGCTTTCTGCATTTGCTAAGCAGACTGCTGGAGGTCAATTTCCTCCCCTGATCAATGGAACACCTGTTCATGATACATCACAGGTTTTTAGGAACTGGGTTCAGCGAGGTGCATCTCCTGGTGGACAAGGAATCCCTAGTAGAGTTATGCTTTCACAAGAGCAGGGGCAAGCTTTGCATTCTATGGGTGTTGTTTCTCAGCTGCATGACATATCTTTATTCGGTACCCCTATTGCTAATGCTAGAGGAAATTTAAGTCAGTATTCACATCTCCAGGAGTTATCTAATGATTCTGTTAATTTGATGGCTGGTGCTAGTGGTCAAATACAGAAACCTACGATGCAGTCATCAAGCTTCAATAATCCCTTTTTAGGGGATCAGCGTGTTGTGTCTGGAGAACAGGTTGGCATGTTGCAAGGAGCTTTCATACCCAAACAAGTATCTCAGGGGAGAAATATTTATGGACAAATACCCGTTCATGGTTTAAATACTGGAGGTTTTTCAGGAAACCCTCAGGAGGGGAACATGTTGCAAACATCTGCATCTTTGAAGGAATTTTCTGGGAAACAAGAGCAAGTTGGTTGGCCATCAATGCAGCAAACAACAAAACAACTTGGCCCTTCTCAGGGTTTTGTTCCCTTAGACCCAATGGAGGAAAAGATATTGTACAACATGGATGACAACGTATGGGATGCTTCTTTTGGCAGGCGTTCTCACATGGATACTGGATTTTCGGGCAACTCGTTGGAACATACAGTTCCATCAAATACGTTCCCTTCTATTCAGAGTGGAAGCTGGAGCGCTCTTATGCAGTCTGCTGTTGCAGAATCTTCTAGCAGTGATACTGGCCCACAAGAGGAGTGGAGTGGCTTAACTTTCCAGAATACAGAACAATCAAATGATAATCTGCTTCCAAACTTCATGGACAGTGAGAAGCAACAAACTGGCTGGGTTGATAGCAACTTGCAGAATACCTCCTTTAACTCAAAGCCATTTCCTATGTTTAATGATGGCAATATAAACTCAAGCTTCCCTGGCTTTCAGCAGGCAGCTGTTCAATTTTCAGTGGAAGGGAGGGAAGGTGTCCGCCAAGATAGCTCTCATGAAGCTATTGAGTACTGCAATCCTCAACAGAAGTCACCAATTGAGGAGAATCAACGAGTACAATCATTTATGCATCTGGATAATACATTGGCTGGTCAAATGTACATGCATTCAGAAAGTAACGCACAGAACCAGAGGATTGTGTCACAAAACAATGTTAGCCAACCATGTGGTAAGCTAGAAG GTAATGGAGCCATAAACCCGGGGATTTTTCCTGATGGTTTTCTGTGGAAGGGTGATCGCAATGGTGGGGCAAGTTCATTTTCTAGATCAATTGGAGAAACTGAGCAAGTACAATCAGGAGCAGATCGTAGTCCACCCAACATAGAAAACTCACAGACACCAAACTTTTCTGCTGCAACAAATTCAAGCATTTTTAAGGCCCATCTGCCAACCAATCAATATATACCAGATAGCAATCAGACTGGTTACAAGGAACAAATCACTGTCTCTGTAGATAACAACGGCAATGAGCGAGTGGGGAAAATTCAGCAGGTGAGTAATAGTCCTCTTGTTCCTCATAATTACTATGGCGGAGCTAATGCAACATATGACAAGCAGCAGAATTGCTACCAAAAGGAGAACTCCAATAATTGCTATACCTCGAAAGAATTGATTGGTCATGGTCAAGGACATTTTGGGCAGTTCAAGTCTATAAGAGATGTTTCCAGCAGCAGCAACTTGGATAAG GGGTGCTTGCCTGATTTGCAAAGAAACTCAAAATCACAAGAGGTTGCAACTTCCAGAGGTGATCATATACCTACCTTTCACAG TCAAAATATGCTTGAGCTTCTTCACAAGGTTGACCAATCAAGGGATGAAAGTTCTTTGGTAAACTTTGGTTCTAGTGACTGTACTCCATCATCTCAGGGGCCCAAGGCAGAAATGCCTGATGCCTCTTCCAGCCAATTATATACTCAGTCTTCTAGTTCTCAAGGCTTTGGCTTGAGGTTGGCTTCTCCATCCCAACAGTCACTCAATTCAAAAATACTTTCCCCGCAGAGTTCATGGAAGGCAGGAGGTAATCTAAACTCTGAGCAAGTAAGCTCTGAATTTGGAGTGAAAAGTCCTACCTGGTCGTCTCCCCAATCTGCGGTTCAGTCTATGCCTACTTTACACAAACTGCGCCAAGAGGCTCATTATGATAGCCAATTCGGTGGTCCTGGACACACAGGCAACTCCTCAATTTTGAATATGCAACGAGGTTCAAATGCATCAGCTACACCAAGTCCACCGTATCTTAAAAATCAACTTCAAATGCATTTCATGTCCAATATACCCGCTGCACCTCAATCTTTGCAGGGAATTTTACCTAGCTCGGCCAACAGATATCCACAGTTCAATCGCGTTCCTTCCCCAGATACTTCTCAACAGATGTTCCCCAACCCTCTCAGTCAGCAAATTCCAGTTTTGGGGAATGTCCCAGTATCTCAGCCTTCCATTGTCTCAGGCATATCTCAGCAGGGTGAAATTTCAGCAGGGCCAGACAATTTGTGGAAAAATGTACCGCCTCAGCAACAGCCTTTGGATGTGAAGTCTCTCGaggtttcatctaatttaactTCTTCATTGGATCAATCAAATAATGGTATCCTGAGCACATTGGCTCCTCAAGGTTCAACTGATCATAACTCTGAAAAAGGTGAGAATTATGATGCATCTTCTGTGAAGACACAGGGTTTCGCGCGTGAAGACGAACAGGCTGCAAAAGAAAGGTTCCTGCAACAGACATCAATTGAGATGCCTGATGCTTCGAAGAAAAGTGGTGGTTTATTTCTAGGGCAAGAACCTGTGGAAAAGCTTATGTCAGGTGCAGCTGGTCTTGCCTCAGGCTCATTGGTGGGATATTCTCGCCTGCACCAGCCTGATAGAATCAGGAACAATGACAATCCTCCTGACTCAATTCAATCTGGTGATTCCAAAATGTTAAACTTCTTGAGAGGAGCTAGGGAGTCTCTGACCGTAAGGGCTTTACAACAACCTGCTGTCAGAGATATATATTGCCCACAGACAGACGTAGTTGGTCCAAATATTTCTCAGGATCAATCTGGCAGCAGCAATGCTGTATCTAATAATACAGACCGAGGCCAGATTGATCTGCGAATGGCGCCCTCTTGGTTTAAGCAATATGGGACCTTAAGAAATGGGCAAATGGTGCCAATGTATGAGGCTAGAGTTGGAAAGACAGCGGTGGGGCAGTTATCTCTTGGGAAATCTTCTCAGCATTTGCATAGTCATCCTTCAATGGAACACCTGGATGGCACTGATGCTAGTCATGGTGGCAGGGTTTGGCCAAGAACAGCTGCCACTTTGGTACCTGACAAACACTTATTGGCCCCCTATGTATTGCCCTCAGATGCTGCCAGTCAGAATATAGCTACAATGAGACAGAAGAAGCGCAAAATTGCACCAATTGAGCCACTACCTTGGCACAAAGAAGTGATAGAAGGCAACAGAGGGCTTCAAACTATTTG CATGGCGGAACAAGAGTGGGCAAAAGCCACAAATCGGCTGATTGAGAAG GTACAATATGAGGTTGAAATGACTGAAGATGTACACCAATCGCTTCGATCAAAAAGAAGGCTTATAATGACAACACAAGTCATGCATCAGTTGTTTCGTCCTGCACCTGTAACCCTTATGTTGGCTGATGTGGCCTCGCACTATGAAAGTGCATCATACTTTGTTTCTAAATTAGCTGTAGGGGATGCTTGTAGCCTCGCCAACTGCGCAAGAAATAGTTTGCTTGTGCCTGTAGATGACGATAACAT GGAGAAGGTCAAAGATACTAAGAAATGTAGTGACCAACAATTTTCTGAATTTGTGGAAGAGCTCATAGGCAGAGCAAACAAGCTAGAAAATGAATTCCAAAG ATTGGACAAATCTGCGTCAGTTGTAGACTTAAGAGTGGAATGTCAGGACTTGGAAAGGTTTGCTGTCATCAATCGTTTTGCTAAGTTTCACAGCCACAGCCGGGCACAAGTGGATACCTCTGGAGCCTCTTTTCCTTCTGGCGCACCTAGATCATTTCCGCAAAGATATGTCGCAGCGCTTCCTATGCCTAGGAACATTCCTGAAGGGGTACAATGTCTTTCGTTGTGA
- the LOC119997238 gene encoding uncharacterized protein LOC119997238 isoform X2 — protein sequence MPDNQVEDRLRNLFELENISQSQILSQSAGSNWPVLNHSHWVGRQGQFAAPLDFNPQYPSERQLDSVKVPCDQSFVELTPRAQNFRSNSRNRLNTDERLLDCQNFQTKQNQPAIEGEITGYVHHNLSSRGSSVFQSQQATECVDSPTLTTNSGRSEITEVSTDFNFLRGQQPERAQQPGSPQSRIMQQSAYSDMQLLQQHVMFKQLQELQQQQQLQQLGDMRQQNSLNQLSAFAKQTAGGQFPPLINGTPVHDTSQVFRNWVQRGASPGGQGIPSRVMLSQEQGQALHSMGVVSQLHDISLFGTPIANARGNLSQYSHLQELSNDSVNLMAGASGQIQKPTMQSSSFNNPFLGDQRVVSGEQVGMLQGAFIPKQVSQGRNIYGQIPVHGLNTGGFSGNPQEGNMLQTSASLKEFSGKQEQVGWPSMQQTTKQLGPSQGFVPLDPMEEKILYNMDDNVWDASFGRRSHMDTGFSGNSLEHTVPSNTFPSIQSGSWSALMQSAVAESSSSDTGPQEEWSGLTFQNTEQSNDNLLPNFMDSEKQQTGWVDSNLQNTSFNSKPFPMFNDGNINSSFPGFQQAAVQFSVEGREGVRQDSSHEAIEYCNPQQKSPIEENQRVQSFMHLDNTLAGQMYMHSESNAQNQRIVSQNNVSQPCGNGAINPGIFPDGFLWKGDRNGGASSFSRSIGETEQVQSGADRSPPNIENSQTPNFSAATNSSIFKAHLPTNQYIPDSNQTGYKEQITVSVDNNGNERVGKIQQVSNSPLVPHNYYGGANATYDKQQNCYQKENSNNCYTSKELIGHGQGHFGQFKSIRDVSSSSNLDKGCLPDLQRNSKSQEVATSRGDHIPTFHSQNMLELLHKVDQSRDESSLVNFGSSDCTPSSQGPKAEMPDASSSQLYTQSSSSQGFGLRLASPSQQSLNSKILSPQSSWKAGGNLNSEQVSSEFGVKSPTWSSPQSAVQSMPTLHKLRQEAHYDSQFGGPGHTGNSSILNMQRGSNASATPSPPYLKNQLQMHFMSNIPAAPQSLQGILPSSANRYPQFNRVPSPDTSQQMFPNPLSQQIPVLGNVPVSQPSIVSGISQQGEISAGPDNLWKNVPPQQQPLDVKSLEVSSNLTSSLDQSNNGILSTLAPQGSTDHNSEKGENYDASSVKTQGFAREDEQAAKERFLQQTSIEMPDASKKSGGLFLGQEPVEKLMSGAAGLASGSLVGYSRLHQPDRIRNNDNPPDSIQSGDSKMLNFLRGARESLTVRALQQPAVRDIYCPQTDVVGPNISQDQSGSSNAVSNNTDRGQIDLRMAPSWFKQYGTLRNGQMVPMYEARVGKTAVGQLSLGKSSQHLHSHPSMEHLDGTDASHGGRVWPRTAATLVPDKHLLAPYVLPSDAASQNIATMRQKKRKIAPIEPLPWHKEVIEGNRGLQTICMAEQEWAKATNRLIEKVQYEVEMTEDVHQSLRSKRRLIMTTQVMHQLFRPAPVTLMLADVASHYESASYFVSKLAVGDACSLANCARNSLLVPVDDDNMEKVKDTKKCSDQQFSEFVEELIGRANKLENEFQRLDKSASVVDLRVECQDLERFAVINRFAKFHSHSRAQVDTSGASFPSGAPRSFPQRYVAALPMPRNIPEGVQCLSL from the exons ATGCCTGATAATCAAGTTGAAGACAGGTTACGGAATCTCTTTGAGCTAGAAAATATTTCTCAGAGCCAGATACTATCTCAAAGTGCAGGCAGTAACTGGCCGGTCCTGAATCACAGTCACTGGGTTGGAAGGCAGGGACAGTTTGCAGCACCTCTGGATTTTAATCCACAGTATCCCAGTGAGCGACAATTAG ATTCTGTTAAAGTGCCGTGTGATCAAAGCTTTGTGGAGCTGACTCCAAGAGCTCAAAATTTCAGAAGCAACTCCAGAAACCGGCTGAACACAGATGAACGTTTACTTGATTGCCAAAATTTCCAGACAAAGCAGAACCAACCTGCTATTGAAGGCGAAATTACTGGTTATGTTCATCACAATTTGAGTTCCAGAGGGTCTTCTGTCTTTCAATCGCAACAAGCAACAGAATGCGTGGATAGTCCCACCTTGACAACAAATTCTGGAAGGTCAGAGATTACTGAAGTTTCTACAGACTTTAACTTTCTTCGAGGGCAGCAACCTGAGAGGGCGCAACAGCCAGGCTCTCCCCAATCTCGCATAATGCAGCAGTCAGCGTATAGTGACATGCAGTTGTTGCAGCAGCATGTGATGTTTAAGCAGCTGCAAGaacttcagcagcagcagcaacttCAGCAGTTGGGTGATATGAGGCAGCAAAATTCTTTAAACCAGCTTTCTGCATTTGCTAAGCAGACTGCTGGAGGTCAATTTCCTCCCCTGATCAATGGAACACCTGTTCATGATACATCACAGGTTTTTAGGAACTGGGTTCAGCGAGGTGCATCTCCTGGTGGACAAGGAATCCCTAGTAGAGTTATGCTTTCACAAGAGCAGGGGCAAGCTTTGCATTCTATGGGTGTTGTTTCTCAGCTGCATGACATATCTTTATTCGGTACCCCTATTGCTAATGCTAGAGGAAATTTAAGTCAGTATTCACATCTCCAGGAGTTATCTAATGATTCTGTTAATTTGATGGCTGGTGCTAGTGGTCAAATACAGAAACCTACGATGCAGTCATCAAGCTTCAATAATCCCTTTTTAGGGGATCAGCGTGTTGTGTCTGGAGAACAGGTTGGCATGTTGCAAGGAGCTTTCATACCCAAACAAGTATCTCAGGGGAGAAATATTTATGGACAAATACCCGTTCATGGTTTAAATACTGGAGGTTTTTCAGGAAACCCTCAGGAGGGGAACATGTTGCAAACATCTGCATCTTTGAAGGAATTTTCTGGGAAACAAGAGCAAGTTGGTTGGCCATCAATGCAGCAAACAACAAAACAACTTGGCCCTTCTCAGGGTTTTGTTCCCTTAGACCCAATGGAGGAAAAGATATTGTACAACATGGATGACAACGTATGGGATGCTTCTTTTGGCAGGCGTTCTCACATGGATACTGGATTTTCGGGCAACTCGTTGGAACATACAGTTCCATCAAATACGTTCCCTTCTATTCAGAGTGGAAGCTGGAGCGCTCTTATGCAGTCTGCTGTTGCAGAATCTTCTAGCAGTGATACTGGCCCACAAGAGGAGTGGAGTGGCTTAACTTTCCAGAATACAGAACAATCAAATGATAATCTGCTTCCAAACTTCATGGACAGTGAGAAGCAACAAACTGGCTGGGTTGATAGCAACTTGCAGAATACCTCCTTTAACTCAAAGCCATTTCCTATGTTTAATGATGGCAATATAAACTCAAGCTTCCCTGGCTTTCAGCAGGCAGCTGTTCAATTTTCAGTGGAAGGGAGGGAAGGTGTCCGCCAAGATAGCTCTCATGAAGCTATTGAGTACTGCAATCCTCAACAGAAGTCACCAATTGAGGAGAATCAACGAGTACAATCATTTATGCATCTGGATAATACATTGGCTGGTCAAATGTACATGCATTCAGAAAGTAACGCACAGAACCAGAGGATTGTGTCACAAAACAATGTTAGCCAACCATGTG GTAATGGAGCCATAAACCCGGGGATTTTTCCTGATGGTTTTCTGTGGAAGGGTGATCGCAATGGTGGGGCAAGTTCATTTTCTAGATCAATTGGAGAAACTGAGCAAGTACAATCAGGAGCAGATCGTAGTCCACCCAACATAGAAAACTCACAGACACCAAACTTTTCTGCTGCAACAAATTCAAGCATTTTTAAGGCCCATCTGCCAACCAATCAATATATACCAGATAGCAATCAGACTGGTTACAAGGAACAAATCACTGTCTCTGTAGATAACAACGGCAATGAGCGAGTGGGGAAAATTCAGCAGGTGAGTAATAGTCCTCTTGTTCCTCATAATTACTATGGCGGAGCTAATGCAACATATGACAAGCAGCAGAATTGCTACCAAAAGGAGAACTCCAATAATTGCTATACCTCGAAAGAATTGATTGGTCATGGTCAAGGACATTTTGGGCAGTTCAAGTCTATAAGAGATGTTTCCAGCAGCAGCAACTTGGATAAG GGGTGCTTGCCTGATTTGCAAAGAAACTCAAAATCACAAGAGGTTGCAACTTCCAGAGGTGATCATATACCTACCTTTCACAG TCAAAATATGCTTGAGCTTCTTCACAAGGTTGACCAATCAAGGGATGAAAGTTCTTTGGTAAACTTTGGTTCTAGTGACTGTACTCCATCATCTCAGGGGCCCAAGGCAGAAATGCCTGATGCCTCTTCCAGCCAATTATATACTCAGTCTTCTAGTTCTCAAGGCTTTGGCTTGAGGTTGGCTTCTCCATCCCAACAGTCACTCAATTCAAAAATACTTTCCCCGCAGAGTTCATGGAAGGCAGGAGGTAATCTAAACTCTGAGCAAGTAAGCTCTGAATTTGGAGTGAAAAGTCCTACCTGGTCGTCTCCCCAATCTGCGGTTCAGTCTATGCCTACTTTACACAAACTGCGCCAAGAGGCTCATTATGATAGCCAATTCGGTGGTCCTGGACACACAGGCAACTCCTCAATTTTGAATATGCAACGAGGTTCAAATGCATCAGCTACACCAAGTCCACCGTATCTTAAAAATCAACTTCAAATGCATTTCATGTCCAATATACCCGCTGCACCTCAATCTTTGCAGGGAATTTTACCTAGCTCGGCCAACAGATATCCACAGTTCAATCGCGTTCCTTCCCCAGATACTTCTCAACAGATGTTCCCCAACCCTCTCAGTCAGCAAATTCCAGTTTTGGGGAATGTCCCAGTATCTCAGCCTTCCATTGTCTCAGGCATATCTCAGCAGGGTGAAATTTCAGCAGGGCCAGACAATTTGTGGAAAAATGTACCGCCTCAGCAACAGCCTTTGGATGTGAAGTCTCTCGaggtttcatctaatttaactTCTTCATTGGATCAATCAAATAATGGTATCCTGAGCACATTGGCTCCTCAAGGTTCAACTGATCATAACTCTGAAAAAGGTGAGAATTATGATGCATCTTCTGTGAAGACACAGGGTTTCGCGCGTGAAGACGAACAGGCTGCAAAAGAAAGGTTCCTGCAACAGACATCAATTGAGATGCCTGATGCTTCGAAGAAAAGTGGTGGTTTATTTCTAGGGCAAGAACCTGTGGAAAAGCTTATGTCAGGTGCAGCTGGTCTTGCCTCAGGCTCATTGGTGGGATATTCTCGCCTGCACCAGCCTGATAGAATCAGGAACAATGACAATCCTCCTGACTCAATTCAATCTGGTGATTCCAAAATGTTAAACTTCTTGAGAGGAGCTAGGGAGTCTCTGACCGTAAGGGCTTTACAACAACCTGCTGTCAGAGATATATATTGCCCACAGACAGACGTAGTTGGTCCAAATATTTCTCAGGATCAATCTGGCAGCAGCAATGCTGTATCTAATAATACAGACCGAGGCCAGATTGATCTGCGAATGGCGCCCTCTTGGTTTAAGCAATATGGGACCTTAAGAAATGGGCAAATGGTGCCAATGTATGAGGCTAGAGTTGGAAAGACAGCGGTGGGGCAGTTATCTCTTGGGAAATCTTCTCAGCATTTGCATAGTCATCCTTCAATGGAACACCTGGATGGCACTGATGCTAGTCATGGTGGCAGGGTTTGGCCAAGAACAGCTGCCACTTTGGTACCTGACAAACACTTATTGGCCCCCTATGTATTGCCCTCAGATGCTGCCAGTCAGAATATAGCTACAATGAGACAGAAGAAGCGCAAAATTGCACCAATTGAGCCACTACCTTGGCACAAAGAAGTGATAGAAGGCAACAGAGGGCTTCAAACTATTTG CATGGCGGAACAAGAGTGGGCAAAAGCCACAAATCGGCTGATTGAGAAG GTACAATATGAGGTTGAAATGACTGAAGATGTACACCAATCGCTTCGATCAAAAAGAAGGCTTATAATGACAACACAAGTCATGCATCAGTTGTTTCGTCCTGCACCTGTAACCCTTATGTTGGCTGATGTGGCCTCGCACTATGAAAGTGCATCATACTTTGTTTCTAAATTAGCTGTAGGGGATGCTTGTAGCCTCGCCAACTGCGCAAGAAATAGTTTGCTTGTGCCTGTAGATGACGATAACAT GGAGAAGGTCAAAGATACTAAGAAATGTAGTGACCAACAATTTTCTGAATTTGTGGAAGAGCTCATAGGCAGAGCAAACAAGCTAGAAAATGAATTCCAAAG ATTGGACAAATCTGCGTCAGTTGTAGACTTAAGAGTGGAATGTCAGGACTTGGAAAGGTTTGCTGTCATCAATCGTTTTGCTAAGTTTCACAGCCACAGCCGGGCACAAGTGGATACCTCTGGAGCCTCTTTTCCTTCTGGCGCACCTAGATCATTTCCGCAAAGATATGTCGCAGCGCTTCCTATGCCTAGGAACATTCCTGAAGGGGTACAATGTCTTTCGTTGTGA